Proteins encoded together in one Lachnospiraceae bacterium JLR.KK008 window:
- a CDS encoding PLP-dependent aminotransferase family protein, which translates to MNDLVMELDSRSGRHLYEQIYDHIRQEIREGKLRYQEKLPSTRFLAEYLQVSRSTVDLAYGQLLSEGYIESRPYKGFFVCKIEELYDLECRMERRSESDEAEQPRFRYDFSPNVVELGSFPFGTWKKITKEMLTDDRKELFALGHPQGDRELRSTICHYLHTSRGVNCRPQQIIIGAGNDYLLLLLEKILGGRRKVALENPTYKRAYRIFCSFAYEVKMVPMDESGMRVDLLEESGADLAYVMPSHQFPMGIVMPIGRRLELLRWASSGAERYLIEDDYDSEFRYRGKPVPSLQASDKAGRVIYIGTFSKAIAPAIRVSYMVLPESLLERYRSQCMFFSSTVSRLDQSVLHEFIRDGAFERHLNKMRKIYKSRHDRLLLCCKKYLNHVTVSGENAGLHLLLHCHGGKTEQELLRLAAERDMKLYGMSDTYIGRLPEDWQPTLILGYAGLHEDEIESGVRILSDCI; encoded by the coding sequence ATGAATGATCTGGTTATGGAACTGGACAGCCGCAGTGGCAGACACTTGTACGAGCAGATTTACGACCATATCAGACAGGAGATCAGGGAAGGGAAGCTGCGGTATCAGGAAAAGCTCCCTTCTACTCGTTTTCTGGCAGAATATCTGCAGGTATCAAGAAGTACGGTGGATCTTGCCTATGGACAGCTTTTATCGGAGGGATATATTGAGTCCCGTCCGTATAAAGGCTTTTTTGTATGTAAAATCGAAGAACTGTATGATCTGGAGTGTCGGATGGAGAGAAGGAGCGAGAGCGACGAGGCAGAGCAGCCCCGGTTTCGGTACGACTTTTCTCCGAATGTGGTGGAACTTGGCAGTTTTCCTTTTGGCACATGGAAGAAAATTACGAAAGAGATGCTGACTGATGACCGGAAGGAATTGTTTGCACTGGGACATCCGCAGGGAGACAGGGAGCTGCGCAGCACGATCTGCCATTACCTCCATACATCCAGGGGAGTCAACTGCAGGCCGCAGCAGATTATAATCGGCGCGGGAAATGATTATCTGCTCCTGCTTTTGGAGAAGATACTGGGTGGCAGGAGGAAAGTTGCTCTTGAAAATCCAACTTATAAGCGGGCATACCGGATCTTTTGTTCGTTTGCCTATGAGGTGAAGATGGTGCCCATGGATGAGTCGGGGATGCGGGTGGATCTGCTCGAGGAGAGCGGCGCGGATCTGGCCTATGTGATGCCTTCCCACCAGTTTCCGATGGGGATTGTCATGCCGATCGGCAGGCGTCTGGAGTTGCTTCGATGGGCTTCGTCGGGAGCGGAGCGCTATCTGATTGAGGATGATTACGACAGTGAATTTCGTTACCGGGGCAAGCCTGTCCCCTCACTGCAGGCGTCCGACAAGGCAGGCAGGGTGATCTATATCGGGACTTTTTCCAAGGCTATCGCTCCTGCGATCCGTGTCAGCTATATGGTATTGCCGGAGAGTCTGCTGGAGCGTTACCGGAGTCAGTGCATGTTCTTTTCTTCCACCGTATCCCGCCTTGATCAGTCTGTGCTGCATGAATTTATTCGCGACGGGGCTTTTGAACGGCATTTGAATAAAATGCGCAAAATATATAAGAGCAGACATGACAGACTGCTTTTGTGCTGCAAAAAATATTTAAACCATGTGACGGTATCGGGAGAAAATGCCGGTCTGCATCTGCTTCTCCATTGCCATGGGGGAAAAACAGAACAGGAATTGCTGCGCCTGGCAGCAGAGAGAGACATGAAATTATATGGAATGTCAGATACCTATATCGGAAGACTGCCAGAGGACTGGCAGCCTACATTGATATTAGGGTATGCCGGACTTCACGAAGATGAGATAGAGAGCGGAGTCCGGATCTTGTCAGATTGCATCTAA